A section of the Pseudovibrio sp. M1P-2-3 genome encodes:
- a CDS encoding aminopeptidase P family protein — MFQRFDIANRKTQGPIHLAAVRQELATRKLDGFLVPHADAHQGEQMAQADCRLEWLTGFTGSAGAAVVMADKAAVFVDGRYTIQVREQVDGDSFEYRHLVEEPVFKWISANAKEGMKIGYDPMLHPVTATGRLKAACETAGAELVAVDLNPIDAVWKDQPALPTGQVSLHPLAYAGEAASLKITRIKELVKDKEADAALLTQPDSIAWLFNIRGADVERTPVPLSFAILPTAGKPSLFIDGRKLSNEVRSELTDLADIFEPQDLKKSLAFLGIEKKRILVDASLAGQALYDAICENGGSVVEGQEPVLLPKAIKNSAEIEGAKAAHLRDGAAMANFLCWFEKNASTETLSEIIAAQKLEECRRDTGKLKDISFDTISGSGPNGAIVHYRVTHETDRPIELNSLYLIDSGGQYEDGTTDITRTLAVGAVSETQRKHFTLVLKSHIAIATARFPAGTTGPQLDTLARISLWKEGLDYDHGTGHGVGSYLSVHEGPASISKRSNKVALEPGMILSNEPGYYLEGEYGIRLENLELVQSAADIEGGDRPMLGFKALTLAPFDLRLVDTSIMSTQELGWLNSYHARVWKEISPLVEGETLAWLKEATRQVS; from the coding sequence ATGTTTCAAAGATTCGATATTGCGAATAGAAAAACACAGGGCCCGATCCATCTTGCTGCTGTGAGGCAAGAGCTTGCTACCAGAAAGCTGGATGGTTTTCTTGTTCCCCATGCTGATGCCCATCAAGGTGAACAGATGGCGCAAGCCGATTGTCGCCTTGAATGGCTGACGGGGTTTACAGGCTCCGCCGGAGCGGCTGTTGTGATGGCTGATAAGGCCGCCGTTTTTGTAGATGGCCGCTATACGATACAGGTGCGTGAACAGGTTGATGGTGATAGCTTTGAATACAGGCACTTGGTTGAGGAGCCTGTATTTAAATGGATCAGCGCCAATGCAAAAGAAGGTATGAAGATTGGGTATGACCCCATGCTTCACCCTGTAACAGCTACAGGAAGGTTGAAAGCTGCCTGTGAAACAGCGGGGGCCGAGCTGGTTGCTGTCGACCTAAACCCGATAGATGCGGTGTGGAAAGACCAACCCGCGCTTCCAACCGGACAGGTGTCTTTGCACCCGCTTGCTTATGCGGGCGAAGCTGCCTCCCTCAAAATTACTCGTATCAAGGAATTGGTGAAGGACAAAGAGGCGGATGCGGCCTTACTGACCCAGCCGGATTCGATTGCGTGGCTTTTCAACATTCGCGGAGCGGATGTAGAGCGGACACCGGTTCCACTGTCTTTTGCTATTCTGCCGACCGCTGGAAAGCCAAGTCTTTTCATTGACGGGCGCAAACTTTCCAACGAAGTACGTAGTGAACTTACTGATCTTGCCGATATTTTTGAGCCGCAGGATTTGAAGAAGTCTCTGGCTTTTCTGGGCATTGAGAAAAAGCGGATCTTGGTAGACGCCAGCCTTGCAGGGCAAGCGCTTTATGATGCTATTTGCGAAAACGGGGGAAGCGTGGTGGAAGGGCAGGAGCCTGTGCTTTTGCCAAAGGCCATTAAAAACAGCGCCGAGATAGAGGGGGCGAAGGCCGCCCACCTACGTGATGGCGCAGCTATGGCCAACTTCCTGTGCTGGTTTGAAAAAAACGCATCCACGGAAACCTTGAGTGAAATTATTGCGGCACAGAAGTTGGAAGAGTGCCGCCGTGATACGGGGAAACTCAAAGATATATCGTTTGATACGATCTCCGGATCGGGACCCAATGGCGCTATTGTTCATTATCGTGTCACCCATGAAACCGACAGGCCCATTGAACTCAATAGCCTTTACCTGATTGACTCTGGCGGGCAGTATGAAGACGGGACAACCGACATTACCCGCACGCTTGCTGTGGGCGCGGTGAGCGAGACGCAAAGAAAGCACTTCACCTTGGTGCTTAAGTCTCATATTGCCATTGCCACCGCACGTTTTCCCGCCGGAACAACAGGGCCGCAACTGGACACTCTGGCCCGCATTTCCTTATGGAAGGAAGGGCTTGATTATGATCACGGGACCGGACACGGTGTCGGATCTTATTTAAGTGTTCACGAAGGGCCAGCCTCTATCTCCAAGCGCAGCAACAAAGTTGCGCTGGAGCCGGGAATGATCCTGTCCAATGAACCGGGGTACTATCTTGAAGGAGAATATGGCATTCGCCTTGAAAACCTAGAACTGGTGCAATCAGCTGCGGACATTGAAGGCGGGGATCGGCCAATGCTCGGGTTCAAGGCGCTTACCCTTGCTCCATTTGACCTGCGCTTGGTGGATACATCCATTATGAGCACACAGGAGCTGGGCTGGCTGAATAGCTATCATGCACGCGTTTGGAAGGAAATCAGCCCCTTGGTGGAAGGGGAAACGCTTGCCTGGTTGAAAGAGGCTACGCGGCAGGTTTCCTAG
- a CDS encoding phytanoyl-CoA dioxygenase family protein — MRIFNGAGLSYSLEREDAPLKTVDVLKSPYWLADIALGGKSFRKNPLIGSPRLNERGLHVRRMELAEKMAAWRRKRMHHLLPPHHREFFEEKGYLALERFLPNDLFQRMKAEVHTTKMPAWEMKQGRTVTRFIPLPPSVLKGAPALSKTVWNPVFQGGLRYIAGTNGNPIVYLHTVLSNPEEQRADPQTQMHSDTFHPTSKAWLFLDDVEMEDGPFLYVPGSHRLTDGRRKWEYEQSLSAAHHQNVLHAVGSFRTSMEEAREMGFGEPVAMTVPANTLVIADTHGFHARGVSTRPCVRMGLYGSLRRNPFLPWVGLDLASLPLVKSHQAFIFLRGQDLSAKWKGKDPSHVFVGEVLASTPAVRRETRAKS; from the coding sequence TTGCGAATATTCAACGGCGCAGGGCTTTCCTATTCTCTTGAACGGGAGGATGCGCCTTTGAAGACTGTGGATGTTTTAAAATCGCCCTATTGGCTTGCCGATATTGCCCTTGGGGGAAAATCGTTTCGTAAAAACCCGCTTATTGGCAGCCCCCGATTGAATGAGCGGGGCCTGCATGTAAGGCGTATGGAACTGGCAGAGAAGATGGCCGCATGGCGGCGCAAACGAATGCACCATCTCCTTCCTCCACATCATCGTGAATTTTTTGAAGAAAAGGGCTACTTGGCTCTTGAGAGGTTTTTGCCTAATGACCTTTTTCAAAGGATGAAGGCAGAAGTTCATACTACCAAAATGCCTGCATGGGAAATGAAGCAGGGGCGCACAGTGACCCGTTTTATTCCCCTGCCACCGTCGGTGCTGAAGGGGGCTCCAGCCCTTTCTAAAACCGTTTGGAATCCAGTTTTTCAAGGGGGACTGCGGTATATTGCGGGAACAAACGGCAACCCGATAGTCTATCTGCACACGGTACTGTCCAATCCGGAAGAGCAACGGGCTGACCCGCAAACGCAAATGCATAGCGACACCTTTCACCCTACATCAAAAGCATGGCTGTTTCTTGATGATGTGGAGATGGAGGATGGGCCGTTCCTTTATGTTCCGGGCTCTCATAGGCTCACAGATGGGCGTAGAAAGTGGGAATATGAGCAGAGCCTGAGTGCGGCTCATCATCAAAATGTTCTCCATGCGGTGGGCTCATTTCGAACCTCGATGGAAGAGGCGAGGGAAATGGGGTTTGGGGAACCTGTTGCTATGACTGTTCCGGCTAATACTCTGGTGATAGCTGACACCCACGGCTTTCATGCGCGCGGGGTCAGTACGCGGCCTTGTGTCCGCATGGGGCTCTACGGGTCTTTGCGGCGTAACCCGTTCCTGCCGTGGGTCGGGCTGGACCTTGCGTCACTGCCCTTAGTTAAATCCCATCAAGCCTTCATTTTCTTAAGGGGGCAGGACCTTTCAGCTAAGTGGAAAGGTAAGGATCCAAGCCATGTTTTTGTGGGAGAGGTGCTTGCCAGCACACCCGCCGTACGGCGGGAGACGAGGGCAAAGTCTTGA
- a CDS encoding AzlD family protein, which produces MPEAWYFIETTTLLTILAMAVGTYVTRIGGIVLVRFFTLSGRIEAALQAVPPAILMAIIAPKAFATGPEETVATILTALAAMKLPLLPSIGVGVASLAIMRAYPVLSFL; this is translated from the coding sequence ATGCCTGAGGCTTGGTATTTCATAGAAACAACTACGCTTCTAACAATCCTTGCTATGGCAGTGGGAACATATGTCACCCGTATTGGAGGTATTGTTCTGGTGCGCTTCTTCACGCTGTCAGGTCGTATCGAGGCCGCTCTTCAAGCGGTTCCTCCTGCCATTCTCATGGCAATTATCGCCCCCAAAGCTTTTGCGACCGGCCCTGAGGAAACCGTTGCCACAATTCTTACAGCCCTTGCCGCCATGAAGCTCCCCTTACTACCTTCCATAGGCGTTGGTGTTGCAAGTCTCGCTATTATGCGTGCCTATCCTGTACTCTCATTTCTTTGA
- a CDS encoding AzlC family ABC transporter permease, with translation MAFITQAQSRQPALTFNDGILTILPLLVAVLPIGFLCGALAVQKGLTPLEITFMSATVFAGASQFVALDLWAEPLPWFTIIISSFLVNMRHVLMGASFAPKLPHIKGRRLYGNFFLLTDELWALCERKALTHKISTPYIVGIGIPMYVSWVSTTFFGAYLGAILGDPAEYGLDFAFTALFIYLVLGFWNSYRTGLVIAASGITAVLVYKVLPGAWYIIAGSLAGMVVAALLPQEEKTHNGNEGEHNA, from the coding sequence ATGGCTTTCATCACACAAGCGCAGTCAAGGCAGCCCGCCCTTACTTTTAATGACGGAATTTTGACTATTCTTCCGCTTCTCGTCGCTGTTCTGCCCATTGGTTTTCTCTGTGGTGCCCTCGCAGTTCAAAAAGGGCTCACTCCTTTGGAAATCACATTTATGAGCGCAACAGTTTTTGCCGGAGCCTCTCAATTTGTAGCGCTGGATTTATGGGCGGAACCGCTTCCATGGTTCACAATCATCATTTCTTCATTTCTGGTGAATATGCGGCATGTTCTAATGGGAGCATCCTTTGCTCCAAAGCTGCCCCATATTAAAGGTCGTCGCCTCTATGGAAACTTCTTCCTGCTGACGGACGAACTGTGGGCGCTGTGTGAGCGCAAAGCCTTGACCCACAAAATCAGCACTCCCTACATTGTAGGGATCGGCATCCCCATGTATGTGAGTTGGGTGAGCACGACCTTTTTTGGGGCATATCTTGGCGCAATTCTGGGAGACCCAGCTGAATACGGTCTGGATTTCGCCTTTACGGCGCTCTTCATTTATTTGGTTTTGGGATTTTGGAATAGCTATAGAACCGGTCTTGTCATTGCTGCCAGCGGCATAACCGCTGTTCTAGTCTACAAGGTTTTACCGGGGGCTTGGTACATCATCGCCGGATCCCTTGCCGGAATGGTAGTTGCAGCACTTCTTCCTCAAGAAGAGAAGACCCACAACGGCAATGAGGGAGAGCACAATGCCTGA
- a CDS encoding chloride channel protein produces MRRLTSLLRNWVEPNLRVFTSNKLPLVWAQAIFVGATVAIAAILFRILIGLVQWTWLGSLSERVAGPASHLPWYVVLLAPACGGLIVGILLQTIQWKQRTGGVADAIEARVKGGKGLPFWPGISSAIITIISLGSGASAGREGPVVHLGATLGTALSNKLKISDASRRILLACGVATAVSASFNAPIAGVLFAHEVILGHYALTAFVPIVLASAVGTLFSWSYFGNSVAFIIPDYGIASYWEFPAFALLGLTCAAVAILFQFTLIGTDWIARNINIPLWSRPIIGGLLVGAIALIFPQVLGVGYDTTDRALNSSLPLWLMLSLIFVKTAATAITLASRFGGGIFSPTLYLGALTGGSFGLIAANLSPELASSYGLYAILGMGAVAAAVLGAPFSTTMIVFELTGGYALSIALLMCVSIAAGLTQAVHGRSYFQWQLQMRGIMMQDGPHKWLVRIVNVADFADPLETNADRDFDSTSDLPFLWSDQTLEQALVCFDKTGKEILPVIDKADPNMIIGTATHVKALRYFNSALIKANEEEHR; encoded by the coding sequence ATGCGCAGGCTCACCAGTTTACTGCGCAACTGGGTCGAGCCCAACCTTCGTGTTTTTACCTCCAACAAGCTTCCTCTTGTTTGGGCACAAGCGATCTTTGTGGGGGCAACTGTTGCCATTGCAGCCATATTGTTTCGTATTCTAATTGGCTTGGTCCAGTGGACATGGCTAGGTTCCTTGTCTGAGCGGGTCGCAGGGCCAGCCTCTCATCTGCCGTGGTATGTGGTCCTTCTTGCTCCAGCCTGTGGTGGACTAATCGTCGGCATTCTTCTTCAAACCATTCAATGGAAGCAGCGTACAGGCGGTGTGGCAGATGCGATCGAAGCTCGGGTAAAGGGCGGAAAAGGTTTGCCATTCTGGCCCGGAATATCCTCCGCGATCATAACAATCATTTCCCTAGGTTCCGGCGCCAGTGCAGGCCGCGAGGGGCCCGTGGTTCATCTGGGCGCTACCCTTGGCACAGCTTTGAGCAACAAGCTCAAAATCTCCGATGCATCACGGCGCATTCTACTGGCTTGTGGTGTCGCCACGGCCGTATCCGCAAGCTTCAATGCCCCCATTGCAGGCGTGCTGTTCGCCCATGAAGTCATCTTGGGGCACTATGCCCTTACAGCATTTGTGCCCATTGTTCTGGCCTCAGCAGTAGGCACCTTGTTTTCGTGGTCCTATTTTGGAAACTCGGTCGCCTTTATTATTCCAGATTACGGCATTGCATCCTATTGGGAATTTCCAGCGTTTGCACTGCTGGGTCTCACATGCGCCGCAGTTGCTATTTTATTCCAGTTTACCTTGATCGGTACGGACTGGATCGCCAGAAACATCAATATACCTCTCTGGAGCAGGCCCATTATCGGCGGCCTTCTGGTTGGCGCCATTGCTCTCATTTTCCCTCAAGTCCTCGGCGTCGGCTATGACACCACCGATCGGGCCTTGAATTCCAGTCTACCCCTCTGGCTGATGCTCAGCTTGATTTTTGTGAAAACAGCTGCAACGGCAATCACCCTTGCCTCCCGTTTTGGTGGGGGAATTTTCTCGCCTACTCTCTATCTGGGAGCCCTGACGGGTGGCTCTTTTGGCCTTATCGCTGCAAATCTTTCACCAGAGCTGGCATCCAGTTATGGCCTCTACGCCATTTTGGGTATGGGGGCGGTGGCAGCGGCCGTTCTGGGAGCCCCCTTCTCCACGACGATGATCGTGTTCGAGCTTACAGGCGGTTACGCCCTGTCCATCGCCCTTCTCATGTGCGTATCAATTGCCGCTGGTTTAACACAGGCAGTACATGGACGCTCCTACTTCCAGTGGCAACTTCAAATGCGGGGTATCATGATGCAGGACGGGCCGCATAAATGGCTTGTGCGTATCGTAAACGTGGCCGACTTTGCCGATCCGCTCGAGACAAATGCCGACAGAGACTTTGACAGCACAAGCGACCTTCCCTTCCTTTGGTCTGATCAGACACTGGAGCAGGCTCTCGTGTGCTTTGACAAAACAGGTAAGGAAATCCTGCCCGTCATTGACAAGGCAGACCCGAACATGATCATCGGCACCGCAACACACGTCAAAGCCTTACGGTACTTCAACAGTGCTCTTATCAAGGCTAATGAGGAAGAACACCGCTAG
- a CDS encoding AsmA family protein, with amino-acid sequence MNSVFIGIGTTLIVLLVAALFAPMFIDWSDYRAVYERYAERVLGHEVTILGDVDISLLPTPRVSFSDVRVGQSEDPLLVISRFSGKIEIPPLLQGKFRVLDMVLDKPDLRTSLDEFGRLDILQKPPRQTYFSDIDPSSFVFDRVEVIGGKASVTDARTGKTYRATNANMLLSARSLEGPYKADGALTVDGVPYTLRVASGRWEDSGRIRVKTQISPASLPVEFALDGNISHEDRQPVYDGAGIVRSIVSDGDTKDSWSASGHFRLSSEQLSVDESEILLGSQVRPLSAQGRLLVNFTRDPDFDASVKFKQVDLDRMFAGGPQDPLDISVARTKLTTLLDLVPISQRNGRVHVEVPSMVLGGSVLSDFDMRLSAVSSGWKLERFTGLLPGGSKFETTGTLKLGVEKAYRGQVVLNSRVPQKLAGWLRGSNKGKLERLDSVKLEGRLNVDERALAFNNMRLEVDGKKTVGRVAYDWHSGKTPLLSVDVDTDRLDVNQLQKYTQAFAGDSLSLSSQDLSLRVFTDALIVEGVSAKSVVVQADLKDDTLMLEQLRVRDFAGAYLTGSGKIENLSTTPSGDLNGTLQATSLNGVVNVLKKSIPDSALVQQLARAAPALAPVNLQGALEAYADGGVTDVSLNIFGQTGLSDLDVTGHLSGRVDELGSSDVRAEVYLAGADSGRLLRQLGVEVLPIDQLEAGHIQLVLNGVPRKEVSFGFNSKLAGAQLKSQGKFKLLDKQGLKWSGSGEFVAQDIQPLALMFGHQLPVLFDSSSANLRFTAQGQGGKFQLEELTGELGNTALSGELAGAFTGDGQLKGNGNLALSKLDLKTLSSLALGGGVWENELTSTGQWPETPLGTSMLDSFNVKIDVSADQFQLTDAWDAQDVSGQLSLRPSGLFLEDATGAFAGGTLSGGLQISRFGEQAAFSTHFKLADAAVEEVSLVRQGRAVMTGDLDVVAEMEGSGRSVAAILSSLSGSGSFTLSSGEIRGLNPQVFDLVIAQVDRGLEINEGALLQEVEKHLENGNLDYQAIEGNLSITSGRMRARNITMDVEGLTMSASTTINLQDLSANTDISLKKERFDEERVSATPQISLIFSGDVKGTSRSLDVGPFESYLNLRAIEQNVKRIEVEQEKIAEQERLVRQLKREQEENERLRELELEDAARRELQLLERQRNRLEQEQKNQPLVGEGGQDVLSQKAAPAQSSGVSVSEGQKVTELPVQEQEAQRDDGIGSFLATVERAINRAPQDGEGAVQGTAANDNDLPELAPPITVGPHSERTVLPDSVRDLPPLKRSGREQILVAPGDDDFHYNYYQGDAGLTPKVGVPKSKPPVPRKTLRFRELPGGRIIQLN; translated from the coding sequence TTGAATTCGGTTTTCATTGGTATTGGAACGACTTTGATTGTGTTGCTGGTGGCAGCACTTTTCGCACCTATGTTTATAGACTGGTCAGACTACAGGGCTGTTTATGAACGTTATGCCGAGCGGGTTCTGGGACACGAGGTCACCATTTTGGGTGATGTGGATATCAGCCTGCTGCCCACGCCGCGGGTGTCCTTCTCCGATGTACGGGTGGGACAAAGTGAAGACCCGCTTCTGGTGATCTCCCGATTTTCCGGAAAAATAGAAATTCCTCCATTATTGCAAGGCAAGTTTCGCGTGCTGGATATGGTTCTGGACAAGCCGGACCTGCGCACGTCTTTGGACGAATTTGGCCGCCTTGATATTTTACAAAAACCTCCAAGACAAACGTATTTTTCCGATATTGACCCGTCTTCCTTCGTGTTTGACAGGGTGGAGGTGATTGGCGGAAAGGCGAGCGTGACGGATGCGCGAACCGGAAAAACCTATCGTGCAACCAATGCCAATATGTTGCTGAGTGCCCGTTCGCTGGAAGGTCCTTATAAGGCAGATGGGGCCCTCACGGTTGACGGAGTTCCCTATACTTTGCGTGTTGCAAGTGGCCGCTGGGAGGATAGTGGCCGAATTCGCGTGAAAACCCAGATATCTCCGGCATCTCTACCGGTGGAGTTTGCGCTGGACGGGAATATCTCCCATGAAGACCGGCAGCCAGTTTATGACGGGGCAGGGATTGTCCGCTCTATTGTCAGCGATGGAGACACTAAAGACAGTTGGTCGGCCAGTGGGCACTTTCGGTTAAGTTCCGAGCAGCTGAGTGTGGATGAAAGCGAAATTCTTTTGGGCTCCCAAGTGCGCCCACTCTCTGCCCAAGGCCGCTTGCTGGTGAACTTTACCCGCGATCCGGACTTCGATGCTTCTGTCAAATTCAAGCAGGTTGATCTGGACAGGATGTTTGCTGGAGGTCCGCAAGATCCGCTTGATATCTCCGTTGCGCGCACAAAATTGACCACACTACTGGATCTTGTACCGATTTCCCAAAGAAACGGTAGGGTTCATGTGGAAGTTCCTTCAATGGTTCTGGGGGGGAGTGTGCTCTCCGACTTTGATATGAGACTTTCTGCAGTTTCCTCGGGTTGGAAACTAGAGCGGTTTACCGGTTTGCTTCCCGGAGGAAGCAAGTTTGAAACAACTGGAACGCTCAAGTTGGGGGTTGAGAAAGCTTATCGCGGACAAGTGGTTTTAAACTCCAGAGTGCCTCAAAAACTTGCGGGGTGGCTGCGTGGTTCGAACAAGGGAAAGCTTGAACGGCTGGATTCTGTGAAACTTGAAGGGCGGTTGAATGTTGATGAGCGGGCCTTGGCCTTCAATAATATGCGCTTGGAAGTGGATGGGAAAAAAACAGTCGGGCGCGTGGCCTATGATTGGCATTCGGGGAAAACTCCTCTTTTGAGTGTGGACGTGGATACGGACCGTCTGGACGTAAATCAGCTCCAGAAATACACTCAAGCATTTGCGGGGGATAGCCTGTCTTTGAGCAGTCAGGACCTGTCCTTGCGGGTGTTTACAGATGCTCTTATTGTTGAAGGGGTATCTGCGAAAAGTGTCGTTGTGCAGGCTGACTTAAAAGATGACACCTTGATGCTTGAACAGCTCAGGGTGAGAGACTTTGCTGGTGCTTATCTCACTGGGTCTGGAAAGATTGAAAACCTCTCGACAACACCTTCGGGAGACTTGAACGGTACGCTGCAAGCGACCTCTTTGAACGGTGTTGTGAATGTCTTGAAAAAGAGCATTCCTGATAGCGCTCTTGTTCAGCAACTGGCTCGAGCAGCGCCGGCGCTGGCACCTGTGAACTTACAAGGGGCACTTGAAGCCTATGCGGATGGCGGCGTTACAGATGTTTCTCTCAATATTTTCGGCCAAACGGGGCTTAGTGATCTGGACGTAACCGGACACCTTTCGGGACGAGTGGATGAACTTGGCAGCAGTGATGTGCGGGCGGAAGTTTATCTGGCTGGAGCCGATAGTGGGCGTCTTTTGAGACAGCTGGGTGTTGAAGTTCTTCCCATCGACCAGCTGGAGGCCGGGCACATCCAGCTGGTACTGAACGGGGTTCCTCGAAAAGAAGTATCCTTTGGGTTTAACAGCAAGCTTGCGGGTGCGCAGCTCAAGTCTCAGGGTAAATTCAAACTACTGGACAAACAAGGGCTGAAATGGTCGGGGTCCGGTGAATTTGTAGCGCAAGACATACAGCCGCTGGCACTCATGTTTGGACATCAGCTGCCTGTTCTTTTTGATAGTTCTTCTGCCAATTTGCGTTTTACCGCCCAAGGTCAGGGCGGAAAGTTCCAGCTTGAAGAGTTGACGGGAGAGCTGGGAAATACGGCGTTGAGCGGAGAGCTCGCAGGAGCGTTTACCGGGGATGGCCAGTTGAAAGGAAACGGAAATCTGGCGCTTTCCAAACTGGACCTCAAGACCCTTAGCAGTTTGGCGCTTGGAGGCGGAGTTTGGGAAAACGAACTGACCAGCACTGGTCAATGGCCAGAAACCCCGCTGGGCACCTCTATGCTGGACAGCTTCAATGTGAAGATTGATGTGAGCGCTGATCAGTTTCAACTTACTGATGCTTGGGACGCTCAAGATGTTTCCGGCCAGTTGTCTCTTCGCCCCTCCGGACTGTTTTTGGAAGATGCGACTGGAGCGTTTGCCGGTGGCACCCTTTCTGGGGGGCTTCAAATCTCCAGATTTGGCGAGCAAGCTGCATTTTCTACGCACTTCAAACTTGCGGATGCTGCTGTTGAGGAGGTGTCCTTGGTAAGGCAGGGACGTGCCGTCATGACGGGTGATCTGGACGTCGTTGCAGAGATGGAGGGAAGTGGTAGATCTGTCGCCGCGATCCTCTCCAGTCTCTCTGGAAGTGGAAGCTTTACCCTGTCTTCCGGCGAGATCCGCGGCCTGAACCCGCAGGTATTTGATTTGGTGATTGCACAGGTTGACCGAGGGCTCGAAATTAACGAAGGCGCGTTACTACAAGAAGTTGAAAAACATCTGGAGAATGGAAATCTGGATTACCAAGCGATAGAGGGGAATCTGTCCATTACTTCCGGTCGGATGCGGGCGCGCAATATCACGATGGATGTTGAGGGGCTGACCATGTCCGCGTCTACCACCATTAACCTTCAGGATTTGAGTGCCAATACAGACATTTCCTTGAAAAAGGAGAGGTTCGATGAAGAGCGCGTGAGTGCGACACCGCAAATTTCCCTTATTTTCTCTGGCGATGTTAAGGGGACTTCTCGCTCTCTGGATGTCGGGCCTTTTGAATCCTATTTGAATTTACGTGCTATCGAACAAAATGTGAAACGTATTGAAGTCGAACAGGAAAAGATCGCTGAGCAGGAGCGGCTTGTCCGGCAGTTAAAGCGGGAACAGGAAGAAAACGAACGCCTCAGAGAGCTGGAACTGGAAGACGCTGCTAGAAGGGAACTGCAGCTTCTTGAGAGGCAGAGAAATAGACTGGAACAGGAGCAAAAGAACCAACCTCTGGTGGGCGAGGGCGGGCAGGATGTTTTGTCTCAAAAGGCTGCTCCAGCACAGAGCTCAGGCGTTAGTGTGTCTGAGGGTCAAAAGGTCACGGAGCTTCCAGTGCAAGAGCAAGAAGCACAACGAGATGATGGTATCGGTTCTTTTCTTGCGACGGTTGAGAGGGCAATAAACCGTGCGCCTCAGGACGGGGAGGGAGCCGTGCAGGGAACAGCTGCCAACGATAACGACTTGCCGGAACTTGCCCCGCCTATAACTGTTGGGCCACACAGCGAAAGGACCGTTTTGCCTGACAGTGTTCGGGATTTGCCGCCTTTAAAACGATCTGGTCGTGAGCAAATTCTTGTTGCACCAGGAGACGATGATTTTCACTATAACTATTATCAGGGTGATGCTGGATTGACGCCTAAAGTCGGAGTGCCAAAATCAAAGCCTCCGGTTCCTCGAAAAACACTACGGTTTCGTGAACTCCCCGGTGGGCGCATTATCCAGCTCAACTAA
- a CDS encoding ribbon-helix-helix domain-containing protein, which translates to MTLIKRSITLHGHRTSIALEPEFWEGLQLLATSKSLNLTRTVAIIDDQRDPEASLSSCIRVAILDFYRNKVKLLERPEASLVELDNAPTGEFTKP; encoded by the coding sequence ATGACCCTGATTAAGCGCTCGATAACGCTTCATGGGCACCGGACGAGCATCGCGCTGGAGCCGGAGTTCTGGGAGGGGCTACAACTCCTTGCAACTTCAAAGAGCCTGAATCTCACCAGAACAGTTGCTATAATCGACGACCAAAGGGACCCAGAGGCAAGTCTTTCAAGTTGCATCCGCGTAGCTATACTCGATTTTTATAGGAATAAGGTGAAACTTCTGGAGAGGCCGGAGGCCAGTTTAGTTGAGCTGGATAATGCGCCCACCGGGGAGTTCACGAAACCGTAG
- a CDS encoding DUF4169 family protein — translation MTAQVLNLRKFRKERKRANKEQQAQENRIRFGRSKIQENVTSKANEKAFQALNGHRLEKAVPTKTSEQHLKKNDPD, via the coding sequence TTGACGGCTCAGGTACTTAACCTTAGAAAGTTCAGGAAAGAGCGTAAACGCGCCAACAAAGAACAACAAGCTCAAGAAAACCGTATTCGCTTCGGCCGCTCCAAAATTCAGGAAAACGTCACGTCAAAAGCGAATGAAAAAGCCTTTCAGGCTTTGAACGGGCACCGGCTGGAAAAAGCCGTACCTACGAAAACTTCCGAACAACATTTGAAGAAAAATGACCCTGATTAA
- a CDS encoding SspB family protein, whose translation MAEDLIRYDIIIQDALRGAVRKILNEVLRSGLPGEHHFYIAFETTAPGVKISNRLRERYPQEMTVVMQHQFWDLQVGEHAFEVGLSFGGVPEKLYIPFSAIKGFFDPSVQFALEFEPGKTGEDLPEEFRAKDAEQPSIQERHLQEVSSNADAANETSQDAELGEPIPEGAAPQRSEDNEPPQNNEGAHVVSLDAFRKKN comes from the coding sequence ATGGCAGAAGATCTGATCCGCTACGATATAATTATTCAGGACGCCCTGCGCGGTGCAGTCCGGAAGATTCTCAATGAAGTGCTACGTTCGGGTCTTCCCGGCGAACACCACTTCTATATCGCCTTTGAAACCACTGCCCCGGGTGTGAAGATTTCCAATCGTTTGAGGGAACGCTATCCTCAGGAAATGACGGTTGTCATGCAGCACCAGTTTTGGGATCTGCAAGTGGGAGAACATGCCTTCGAAGTGGGTCTTTCCTTCGGCGGTGTTCCAGAAAAACTCTATATCCCGTTCTCGGCCATCAAAGGTTTCTTTGACCCGTCTGTCCAGTTCGCTCTTGAGTTTGAGCCGGGCAAGACTGGGGAAGACCTGCCCGAAGAGTTTCGCGCAAAAGATGCTGAACAGCCAAGCATTCAGGAGCGTCACTTACAGGAAGTTTCTTCCAATGCAGATGCTGCGAACGAAACATCTCAGGACGCAGAACTTGGGGAGCCCATCCCCGAAGGAGCCGCCCCACAGCGCAGTGAGGACAACGAGCCTCCACAAAATAACGAGGGAGCTCATGTTGTCTCCCTTGATGCCTTCCGTAAGAAAAATTAA